A single window of Sphaerodactylus townsendi isolate TG3544 linkage group LG05, MPM_Stown_v2.3, whole genome shotgun sequence DNA harbors:
- the LOC125432630 gene encoding centromere protein R isoform X1, translating into MPSSGAQDVFGPGSAISKFLRLQAPLEFCCTEMGATQNCCHKRQLQSQNASVKRALKLDSFSMTKRPRTSLESMKKNHKPYSPTTGTRSISPFSSPRSNNVQEQRNGLSNGCRKEVHGLLKSSSKKGQPEMEKSVKFLVAKPSADDSVERFLQLRQKLTSLQALEGTRELENIISVSDNSCNLKSEVRKNRELMGQVRKLKQLEKSQKGLPVEECHRPVNSFKFLKSLIE; encoded by the exons ATGCCCTCAAGTGGTGCTCAGGATGTGTTTGGACCAGGGTCTGCAATCTCAAAGTTTTTGAGATTGCAGGCTCCTTTGGAATTCTGTTGCACAGAGATGGGTGCAACCCAAAATTGCTGCCATAAGAGGCAGCTCCAATCACAAAATGCCAG TGTTAAGAGAGCTTTGAAGTTGGACAGCTTTTCCATGACAAAA aGGCCCAGAACATCGCTGGAGAGCATGAAGAAAAATCACAAGCCTTATTCACCAACAACAGGAACACGTTCAATCAGTCCATTTTCAAGTCCCAGGAGCAATAATGTACAAGAGCAAAGAAATGGTCTATCAAATG GGTGCAGAAAGGAAGTCCATGGCCTGCTGAAAAGCTCATCCAAAAAAGGACAACCTGAAATGGAAAAGAGTGTCAA ATTCTTAGTGGCAAAGCCTTCAGCTGATGATTCAGTGGAACGATTTCTGCAATTGAGACAGAAACTGACCAGTTTACAG GCTTTGGAGGGCACCAGAGAGCTTGAAAATATTATCAGTGTTTCAGACAACTCCTGCAACTTAAAAAGTGAAGTGAGAAAAAACAGAGAGCTAA TGGGACAAGTAAGAAAACTGAAGCAGCTGGAAAAAAGCCAGAAAGGCCTTCCTGTTGAAG
- the LOC125432630 gene encoding centromere protein R isoform X2, with the protein MPSSGAQDVFGPGSAISKFLRLQAPLEFCCTEMGATQNCCHKRQLQSQNASVKRALKLDSFSMTKRPRTSLESMKKNHKPYSPTTGTRSISPFSSPRSNNVQEQRNGLSNGCRKEVHGLLKSSSKKGQPEMEKSVKFLVAKPSADDSVERFLQLRQKLTSLQALEGTRELENIISVSDNSCNLKSEVRKNRELKCHRPVNSFKFLKSLIE; encoded by the exons ATGCCCTCAAGTGGTGCTCAGGATGTGTTTGGACCAGGGTCTGCAATCTCAAAGTTTTTGAGATTGCAGGCTCCTTTGGAATTCTGTTGCACAGAGATGGGTGCAACCCAAAATTGCTGCCATAAGAGGCAGCTCCAATCACAAAATGCCAG TGTTAAGAGAGCTTTGAAGTTGGACAGCTTTTCCATGACAAAA aGGCCCAGAACATCGCTGGAGAGCATGAAGAAAAATCACAAGCCTTATTCACCAACAACAGGAACACGTTCAATCAGTCCATTTTCAAGTCCCAGGAGCAATAATGTACAAGAGCAAAGAAATGGTCTATCAAATG GGTGCAGAAAGGAAGTCCATGGCCTGCTGAAAAGCTCATCCAAAAAAGGACAACCTGAAATGGAAAAGAGTGTCAA ATTCTTAGTGGCAAAGCCTTCAGCTGATGATTCAGTGGAACGATTTCTGCAATTGAGACAGAAACTGACCAGTTTACAG GCTTTGGAGGGCACCAGAGAGCTTGAAAATATTATCAGTGTTTCAGACAACTCCTGCAACTTAAAAAGTGAAGTGAGAAAAAACAGAGAGCTAA